TGACCACTAGTCGTATCCTTGTCAGCATGTCGTGGGCGGACGCCACCATCGACTGGGAACCCCACGCCCACAGCCTCGACGCACATGTGGCCTATCTCCAAGGTGGCGACCCCAACCATGGCCTCACTACCGTGTTGTCAGCCTGCGCACACAGCAACCGCATCATCTTAATCCCTTGCACCCACGACCACAGCGTGGGTATCTCGTGGGTAAAGCGCGTAGCGCGTTGGTGGATGCACACCACCGACTGGGGTGGCGAACTCTACATCACGGGAGTGGGTTCGGATGTTTCTAAGTGTCAGCGCATCACCTGCACAAACCCCGAAACCCTGACCAACCCCGCATGGCAAGATCCTCCACCGGTAGCCAAGCACGTCATCGTCTGCCAGGGGGTGCGCTGCCTAGCCAAGGGTGCCGACGAAGCCCTGCGCGAACTGCATGACGCACTTGATGCTGCTGACTTCCTCGACACCCACGTGCTGGTCACACGCTCCGCATGCCTCTACCCCTGCAACCGAGCCCCAGTCATGTGCGTGCAACCAGACATGAAATGGGTAGGCCCCGTAACCTCCGACACTATCGACGATGTGATGCGGCTGATACGGGGCCCAGAACACGGCGAGTGAGTAGTTCGTGCCAAAACTTTTTGACGCGTTCAGCGTTTCCGCAGGTCGGAGATATAAGAAATGGTTTAATTTGGCACGAACTACTCACTTGGTCGGGAAGCGGGGTTGAGTGAGGGGGCTACACAGGTAACTTCGTTAGCTATTGGGTCGAGCACCACTTAGTTTTACGAGAGTCCGAGATTCCAGAGCTCCTTGACTACCCGCAAGCTTCAACTATCACGTAGATTCGCGATTTCATCCACCTGCGCGATCAGCTTTCCAGCTGTAGGAATGAAAATTTCACAATCTAGGGCAACAAATGATCTGGCTTCTTCAGAGGAGTTGGGCATCTACGCCACCTTTTTGCAAAGCGACCGCCTACCTCGCCGCCCTTCATCTTTTCGTTAGCTTGAGTGACCTGTTCGTAATCAATCAAACCGAAATCAAGCTGACTTACGAACTGGTTAACCAGTTCCTCGTCCAAATAGAGAAATTCTCGTAATTCTATTACTTCTCATCCTCTCCAAAACCACTCGCATACCGTGGCGCGAACTTTTCCATCTGTTCATACACCAACTGGGTGGCTTCCTTTTGCCGGTCTGGTGGATACCCGTACTTGCGCAGCAGCAACTTGATGGTGCGGCGTAGCTTGGCTTTGACGTCGTCGCGGACGGTCCAGTCGGTGCGGGTGTCGCGACGCATGGTGGCAACCAAGTCACGGGCGATGTCAGCAAGCACGGAATCACCCAACACAGTGACGGCTGACTCGTTCTGGGAGACCACGTCGAAGAACGTCAGCTCGTCGTTGGACAGAGCAGGAGCGAATTTCTCACCACGGCGTGATTCTTCAACCACTTCCTTAGATAGCGCCACCAGCTCCGCGATCACTTCGGCAGCGGTGAGCTGTTGGTTGGTGTAGCGCGTCATCACCTCTCGGATACGCTCCGAAAATAGTTGGCTGCGCAGTTCGTTATTTCCGGTCGCGTCACGTACTCCCTGTTGGAGCTTCGCCCTCAGCGCCTCGATCGCAATTTCAATGTTGGACTTGACGTTCTTTTCACTGAAACCTTGGCTAGCAAGCTCCTGTAGATTCGGTACATCCTGCCCAATCTCCGCGTAGATGTCCAATACCTCACGGCTTTCAGCAGCATCGACGACGAGCTTGCCCAGAATACGTCGCGCGGTATCAGAAATCGGTTCACCGCGACTTGCTCTGTCCGCCGCTTCTATCTTGATCAGCCACTGGCGCGCCTCAAGGTAGAACTCCACTTCCGATCGAATCTCATCAGCGCCGTTAGCGGTCACAGCAATCGCCCAGGACCGAGCTAGCGCGCTAGAAAGCTCTCGGAATTTCTTCGCTACCGGTCGAGCCATTGGGTTTTCTGGGTCAGTGTTCCCTGGTGTCTGTGGTGAACGTAAGAATCCCGCCACCGTTGCTAGTGCCCCGCGCACGTCACCGCTTTGCAGCTTTGTGTGCCAATCCACCGTCACTAGTTCGTGGATTTGTCCCAGGAACTGCTGCGCGATAGTCAGGGTTTCTTCCGCATGCTGGCCGATTACCTTTTCACCGGTTTTCTCTGCATCGACGGTGAACTCATCGAGCGCTTCCTTCAGGTTGTCGGTCAGGGGCGCGTATGCGATGAGCAGACCATCTTGCTTGCCTCGGAAGGTTCTGTTCACGCGGGCAAGTGTTTGCATGAGCAATGCACCGCGCAATGGCCGGTCGATGAACAATGTGTGCAGTGGCGGCGCATCAAAACCGGTGAGCATCATGTCTTTCACGATGATGATTTCCAGCTCGTCGTCTGGATTCTTCACACGTTCTTTGACAGCCTTAATAGCGCTCGGCCGACGCATATGCTTCTTAATCTCCGCGCTATCTGACGGATTCGCGGAGTACACAACCTTGATCTTGCCCTTGTCGTCAGCATCGCTATGCCAGTCAGGGCGCTTTGCGACGATCTTGTCGTACATCTTCATTGCGATACTGCGGGTAGATGTGACGATCATGGCTTTGCCTGGGCATCCGATGAAGTCCTGCATGACGGTCTTGCGGTCTTCCCACCGCAGCAGTAGGTCGTCGACAAGCGTGTCCAAGCGATCGTCGGCACCATACATGGCTTCGAGAGCAGCAGCGGTGCGCTGGATTCGGGCACGCTCAGACTCGCTGAGTCCTTCGAGTGCCTCATCAGCGGTGGCGTCGATGTACTCGTCGGTGATGCCTTGGACTCGGGCCAGCGGGATTAGCCGTGGCTCGAAGTAAACGGGCACGGTCGCGCCGTCGTCGACTGCGCGCTGCAGGTCATACACGTCAATGTCATCGCCGAATACTTCCCTAGTGTTGCGGTCCAATTCAGAAATCGGCGTGCCTGTGAAGGCAATCATGGTCGCATTCGGCAGTGCCTCCCGCAGATGCGCTGCGTAGCCGTCTCTGTTGCCCTGGGCGGAAAAGCCGTAGTGCGACCGGTGGGCTTCATCAGCAATAACAATGATGTTGTGTCGCTGCGACAGCACCGGGTGCTTGGCGTGGGCGTTACGCTCGTCCGCGGTCAGGCCGAATTTCTGCAAGGTGGTGAAGTAAATACCGCCCGAGGTGCGTGTGGCCAACGCGGTGCGCAAGTCATCGCGGTCTTCAATCTGGCGGGGCTTTTCCGGCAACAGGGTGCTGGCGAGGAAGGTGCTGTAGAGCTGACCGTCGAGTTCCGTGCGGTCGTTAATCACGATGATGGTTGGGCTTTCCAGCTCTGGGGCGCGCATCACTTTGGCTGTGTACATTTCCATTTCCATGGACTTGCCTGAGCCCTGAGTGTGCCAGACGACGCCAGCCCTGCCGTCTCTTCGCACAGCCTGAATGGTGGTGGCGGCAGCCTTGGTCACAGCAAAGTACTGGTGCGGCTTGGCGATGCGCATGTACAGACCGCGATCGGTGTCATCAAACGCGGTGTATTCGCGCATGAGCTGCAGGAACCGAACCTGATTGAATACACCCCAGATCACGTTTTCCAACCCGAGCGGAATCTGCCCGGAGCTGTCTGGTTGGTCCATCTGAATTGGCAAGCCGCTGTCGTCGACGTTCCACGGCGACATGTGGTTCAGCGGAGTAAACGGGGTGCCGTATCGCGCGTCGAGTCCATCGCTTGCCACCACGACGTTGGCAAAGCGGAATGCCATGGGGAACTCGTGGACATAGGTTTGTAGCTGGTTGAATGCCTCTTCCGCTGTGGATTTACCAGCGGGTTTCTTCAGCTCAAAGAATGCAACCGGCAGACCGTTGATGTAGGCCACTACGTCGAAACGACGCTCATATTCCACGTTGCGGATGATGACTTGGTTGACCACTTTGTAGTCGTTTTTATCCACATTGGACGACACAAAATAGATCGTCGGATTTTGGCGCTGCCCGTCGAGGTCGTAGTACTCAATTCCCGAGTATCCCTGCACCAGCATCTGATGCACGCGCAGGTTTTCCGCCACGGGATCCTGGGACTTTGGCGTTAGCAGTTCGCCGATGGCCTGCTGCAGAAACTCCTCGGGTACTTCCGGGTTCAGCTTGGAGACAGCCTCATTCAGCGTTTGCCGGAGAACTATTTCTTTCCAGTTTTGGCGCTCACCAGAGCCCGGCGCGACTGCTGTACCGGTGAGCTTTTCCCAGTCATTATCAACGAGCACCTCAAGAGCGGTTTGCTCCAGCATTTCTTCACTAAACACTGCTATCTCCTTCCTCCTGCTGGTTTTGCTTTACGACGCCCACGTCCCCGGCCGCTTCCTTCGCCTCTGCAACGGTGATCTTCCCGTTCATCAGCAGCGGCAATAGTTCGTCACGGGTTGCAGCGAGGACTTGGTTTTCTTTCTCCAAAGCTCTTTTAGAAGCGTCAAATTGTCGGATTTGAGCTCCAACCTGACGTTGAACTTTAATCCTGGGTAATTGAAGTGGTAATCTACTCAGTAGGTCTCGTCGAAGCTCTGTCTGCCCAGTTGTGCCCTCGGCGAGGTCTTCAATCTGCTTTTCCATCGATGTCAGGACTACTCCTGCAAATTCAGGATCAACTTTTCGCTCATCGAACTTCACGATTGAGACATGCGAATCCGCAGTTGCATCGGGAATGCGCTCAATCCACCTGGCCGCTCTACCTAATGTCCCTACACCAGTCGAGTTGATTAGTACATCCGAAGGCTCAAGCCGTTTGGCCTTATTTTCTGGCAAATTCGACAGAGTTCTCGCCGCAGTCAAGTCAACCGCCTGATTTCGGATGCACCGTTGGTTTACAACCAATGAACCGTCATCTGTATATTTTGGTGCGACTCCTCGGCTTACGGATTTAGCGATATCATCCAGCCGAATACATACCCCTGCTTGATTTTCCCGGCGAACTAACGACTGCACTAATACATCCTGGGCGTTAATAACCTGCTGATTCGCCGCAATCTTGTCATCCAAGGCACCAAAGAATTCACCAATTCGTTCCTCCTCATCAAAACCAAAATCGGGAACTGAAATATCTCTCATTGCTTGTTGAGACAATTTGGGTTGGGCTGACCCCGTGATATAGCCCGACAAATCAGTGTTGAGGATTGCATATTCAAAGAATTTGAGTCGGTTACGAGAAACGCCACCAAGCACGTGAACATGATTATTAGCCCAGAACTCTCCGTCTTGGCACCACGCGACAGGCAATGAACGCGACTGAAGATTTTCCCCATCTTCAGCGAGACACAGCAGCGGCCCCTCATGGGTTCTTCCTTCCACGAAATCGACCACCCCTGAAGCTCCGAGGTAGGGCGTCTTTCCTGGGATTCGTTCATTGGATTTGATTGGCCGACGGTCGCTGTCCAAAACTGTTAGAACATCCCCGAGCTTCTTAGAGTTAACCATCACTTCAACCTCCCCAGCTGCTCGCGAACAACAGCGTCCAAACGCGCGGATTCGTCCAATGCAGCAGTCAATTCTGCAGCTAGACGTGCGATCTTTTCGTCGATAGGCTCATCATCTTCTTCGGCCTCAGGCATACCCACGTAGCGGCCCGGCGTTAGCGCATAGCCAGCTTCGCGGATCTCCTCAATCGTCGCTGACTTACAGAAGCCCGCCTCGTCCTCGTACTCCCCTTCCGCGGACTTACGCCCACGCCAGGTACGGAACGCATTAGCAATCTTGGCGATGTCCTCATCACTAAACGCCCGCTCCGTGCGATCGATCATGTGGCCGAGCTGGCGGGCGTCGATAAGCAACACCTCACCACGGCGATCAACACTGCCACCAGCACCCGCCGACTTATCCTTAGCAAAAAACCACACGCACACCGGAATGCCCGTGCCACGGAACAACTGCGCCGGCAGCGCAATCACACACGAAACAATGTCATCTTCCACCATGTTCTTGCGGATCTCGCCCTCACCAGAGCTTTGCGACGTCATAGTGCCGTTCGCCATCACCACGCCAGCTTCGCCGTGATCCTTCAGCTTGGAAATGATATGCTGCATCCACGCAAAGTTCGCGTTCTTCGCCGGAGGCACACCGTACTTCCAACGGGCGTCCTCATCATTGCGAATCCAATCCTTAATGTTGAACGGCGGATTAGCCATGATGTAGTCCATCTTGGTGCCTGCGTGAATATCGCGAGCAAACGTGTCGCCCCAACGCTCACCCAAACCGGACGAGCTGATAGCGTGAATAGCCAAGTTCATCTTCGCCATACGCCAAGTACGCTCATTGAGTTCCTGGCCGTAAACGGCAATTGCGCTGCGGTCGCGCTTAGTAACCTCCAAGAACTTCTCCGCCTGCACAAACATGCCGCCCGAACCACAGCAAGGGTCATACACACGCCCCTCGGTCGGCTCAAGGATTTCTACCAACGTTCGAACAACCGGCTGCGGCGTATAGAACTCGCCGCCCCGCTTGCCCTCGGCCTTGGCGAATTTATCCAAGAAGTACTCGTAGACCTCCCCAAGCAGGTCACGGGCCTTTTTATCCCTAGTGCTGGCAAAGTACGTAGAGCTAAACAGATCCACCAATTCACCGAGACGACGCTGGTCGATATTGTCCTTGCCGTAAATCTGCGGCAGCGTACCCAGCAACGATTCGTTATCCGCCATGAGCTGCTGCATCGCCTCATCAATCAACTTGCCGATGGACTTATGTTGACCCTCCAACTCCATGCCCTTGGAGTTCTTCTTCAGAAAGTTCCAATGAGCCACAGGCGCTACCCAAAAAACATTCTCACTGGTGTAAGCATCAACGTCGGCAAGATCTTCTAGGATGTCTTCCTCATCGAAACCCTTACCTTCTAGCTCCGCGCGGATTTCCTTCTGACGCTCATCAAAGGAATCCGATACGTACTTCAAAAACACCAGCCCCAGAACAACATCCTTGTACTGCGACGCATCCATAGAACCGCGAAGCTTATCCGCGGACTTCCACAATGTGTCCTTGATTTCCTTAGGGGTGGAAGGGACCTTGGCCACTTCCTTCTTCTTTCGTACCATTTTCTTTCCTCACTTATCTTTGCTTTTCGCTATTTTCTAGTTCGTTGAAGCACTGAGCTTCATACAGTTATCACGTGGGCTAACTAGGCGCCGCCCTAATAGCGCCGCTAACCAGCGCTTCTCCCAGCTCTGCTTGAAAACTATCGAGCCGGTCTAGCTGAGACTGGAGCTCCTGTCGCTTCGCATTGACCTCCACTAGAGCAGATTCAAAGGCAACCGCGTCCTTCCGATCCACAACCGGCACCAACCACGATTCCTTCTTCTTCGCCTTCACCTTGCTAAGCTGCTGCGCCAACAAATGCGGTGTTGTCACCTTCTTCAACAGCTCCTTCGTCCTCCCCCGAGTCTGCCTACACCGCAGAACCTGCACTGGTGCCTCAACGAGCGCACCGCCGGAAGAGTCCACAAACACATGCGGCCTACCATCAAAGGCAAACAAAACGTCGCCCGGCTCGGTCAAATGGGCGTTCCGAAGCTTGAACTCCAACTCCAGCAAATCAACTTTTCGCTCACCGACCTGGACAAGCCCCAACAATTCACTTCGCCCAATCACTGGCACAGTGCCATCAGGATTGGCTACATCAATATCGGCAAGTTTGAACCCCGACAGCAACTTCACCACCGCTTCGGGCCCGTTCGTCGCCTGCGCCCAGTTGACCAGTTGCTTCCGTCGCGGAGCATACGGATTTCCAGCTTGAGCAAAAGGCGCGTTATTGAAAGGAGTAATGCCTATCGATGACGCACTCTCACGCAACTGTGTCATCGACACGTCCTCGCTAATCGACGCTTGCCGTTCCAATGTCGGCATCAAAGAATCACGCATCCGCGCGATACGCTGCGGGATGACCTCAGCTTTATAGAAAGTATGCGACCTCGGATTTACCCGGTTATCTACAGCTGCTAATACATCTCGGACTAGATGACGAACTGAATCTGGGGCTAAATCCATCACCGAATA
The sequence above is drawn from the Corynebacterium rouxii genome and encodes:
- a CDS encoding (2Fe-2S) ferredoxin domain-containing protein, with amino-acid sequence MSWADATIDWEPHAHSLDAHVAYLQGGDPNHGLTTVLSACAHSNRIILIPCTHDHSVGISWVKRVARWWMHTTDWGGELYITGVGSDVSKCQRITCTNPETLTNPAWQDPPPVAKHVIVCQGVRCLAKGADEALRELHDALDAADFLDTHVLVTRSACLYPCNRAPVMCVQPDMKWVGPVTSDTIDDVMRLIRGPEHGE
- a CDS encoding DUF6414 family protein, with amino-acid sequence MELREFLYLDEELVNQFVSQLDFGLIDYEQVTQANEKMKGGEVGGRFAKRWRRCPTPLKKPDHLLP
- a CDS encoding type I restriction endonuclease subunit R; its protein translation is MFSEEMLEQTALEVLVDNDWEKLTGTAVAPGSGERQNWKEIVLRQTLNEAVSKLNPEVPEEFLQQAIGELLTPKSQDPVAENLRVHQMLVQGYSGIEYYDLDGQRQNPTIYFVSSNVDKNDYKVVNQVIIRNVEYERRFDVVAYINGLPVAFFELKKPAGKSTAEEAFNQLQTYVHEFPMAFRFANVVVASDGLDARYGTPFTPLNHMSPWNVDDSGLPIQMDQPDSSGQIPLGLENVIWGVFNQVRFLQLMREYTAFDDTDRGLYMRIAKPHQYFAVTKAAATTIQAVRRDGRAGVVWHTQGSGKSMEMEMYTAKVMRAPELESPTIIVINDRTELDGQLYSTFLASTLLPEKPRQIEDRDDLRTALATRTSGGIYFTTLQKFGLTADERNAHAKHPVLSQRHNIIVIADEAHRSHYGFSAQGNRDGYAAHLREALPNATMIAFTGTPISELDRNTREVFGDDIDVYDLQRAVDDGATVPVYFEPRLIPLARVQGITDEYIDATADEALEGLSESERARIQRTAAALEAMYGADDRLDTLVDDLLLRWEDRKTVMQDFIGCPGKAMIVTSTRSIAMKMYDKIVAKRPDWHSDADDKGKIKVVYSANPSDSAEIKKHMRRPSAIKAVKERVKNPDDELEIIIVKDMMLTGFDAPPLHTLFIDRPLRGALLMQTLARVNRTFRGKQDGLLIAYAPLTDNLKEALDEFTVDAEKTGEKVIGQHAEETLTIAQQFLGQIHELVTVDWHTKLQSGDVRGALATVAGFLRSPQTPGNTDPENPMARPVAKKFRELSSALARSWAIAVTANGADEIRSEVEFYLEARQWLIKIEAADRASRGEPISDTARRILGKLVVDAAESREVLDIYAEIGQDVPNLQELASQGFSEKNVKSNIEIAIEALRAKLQQGVRDATGNNELRSQLFSERIREVMTRYTNQQLTAAEVIAELVALSKEVVEESRRGEKFAPALSNDELTFFDVVSQNESAVTVLGDSVLADIARDLVATMRRDTRTDWTVRDDVKAKLRRTIKLLLRKYGYPPDRQKEATQLVYEQMEKFAPRYASGFGEDEK
- a CDS encoding restriction endonuclease subunit S yields the protein MVNSKKLGDVLTVLDSDRRPIKSNERIPGKTPYLGASGVVDFVEGRTHEGPLLCLAEDGENLQSRSLPVAWCQDGEFWANNHVHVLGGVSRNRLKFFEYAILNTDLSGYITGSAQPKLSQQAMRDISVPDFGFDEEERIGEFFGALDDKIAANQQVINAQDVLVQSLVRRENQAGVCIRLDDIAKSVSRGVAPKYTDDGSLVVNQRCIRNQAVDLTAARTLSNLPENKAKRLEPSDVLINSTGVGTLGRAARWIERIPDATADSHVSIVKFDERKVDPEFAGVVLTSMEKQIEDLAEGTTGQTELRRDLLSRLPLQLPRIKVQRQVGAQIRQFDASKRALEKENQVLAATRDELLPLLMNGKITVAEAKEAAGDVGVVKQNQQEEGDSSV
- a CDS encoding class I SAM-dependent DNA methyltransferase — translated: MVRKKKEVAKVPSTPKEIKDTLWKSADKLRGSMDASQYKDVVLGLVFLKYVSDSFDERQKEIRAELEGKGFDEEDILEDLADVDAYTSENVFWVAPVAHWNFLKKNSKGMELEGQHKSIGKLIDEAMQQLMADNESLLGTLPQIYGKDNIDQRRLGELVDLFSSTYFASTRDKKARDLLGEVYEYFLDKFAKAEGKRGGEFYTPQPVVRTLVEILEPTEGRVYDPCCGSGGMFVQAEKFLEVTKRDRSAIAVYGQELNERTWRMAKMNLAIHAISSSGLGERWGDTFARDIHAGTKMDYIMANPPFNIKDWIRNDEDARWKYGVPPAKNANFAWMQHIISKLKDHGEAGVVMANGTMTSQSSGEGEIRKNMVEDDIVSCVIALPAQLFRGTGIPVCVWFFAKDKSAGAGGSVDRRGEVLLIDARQLGHMIDRTERAFSDEDIAKIANAFRTWRGRKSAEGEYEDEAGFCKSATIEEIREAGYALTPGRYVGMPEAEEDDEPIDEKIARLAAELTAALDESARLDAVVREQLGRLK